One window of Burkholderia thailandensis E264 genomic DNA carries:
- a CDS encoding tyrosine-type recombinase/integrase — MPKQTDPLTDLKVRRAKPAEQPYRLADGKGLYLQVMPNGSRYWRMKYRFDGKEKLASFGVYPEVSLAQARQACLAARKLLAAGTDPTEQKREIKRARAIEASSSFEAVAREWFESQKDGWTEVYANKVINSLEVDAFPRIGSKPLRDIEAPDMLEIVRAIEARGVRETAKRVLQRSRAVFQYGIMTGRCSRNPAADIDAETVLKKGQGVKHMARVKPVEIPQLMRDIAAYSGDRVTQLALRFMALTFTRTTEMINAEWDEFDERAAEWRIPPDRMKMRDPHIVPLSRQALEVLAALRELNGNQRLVFYSVQGRSHISNNTMLYALYRMGYKSRMTGHGFRGLAATVLRELGYSRDVVDRQLAHAERNQVTAAYVHAEYLPERRKMMQHWADYLTQTAN; from the coding sequence ATGCCGAAGCAAACCGATCCTCTCACTGACTTGAAGGTGCGCCGCGCGAAGCCTGCCGAGCAGCCTTACCGTCTTGCTGACGGCAAGGGGCTTTATCTCCAGGTCATGCCGAACGGCTCCCGGTACTGGCGCATGAAGTATCGGTTCGATGGAAAAGAAAAGCTCGCGTCGTTCGGCGTCTACCCCGAAGTGTCGTTGGCCCAGGCACGACAAGCCTGTCTCGCTGCACGGAAGCTGTTGGCCGCGGGAACCGACCCGACCGAGCAGAAGCGCGAGATCAAGCGGGCCCGGGCTATCGAGGCGTCATCGTCCTTCGAAGCCGTCGCGCGGGAGTGGTTCGAGTCGCAGAAAGATGGCTGGACGGAGGTCTACGCAAACAAGGTGATTAATTCGCTTGAGGTCGACGCGTTCCCGCGGATCGGCTCCAAGCCGCTGCGCGACATTGAGGCGCCTGACATGCTTGAGATCGTGCGAGCGATCGAGGCACGGGGCGTTCGTGAAACAGCTAAGCGGGTACTGCAGCGATCGCGGGCCGTCTTCCAGTACGGCATCATGACCGGGCGATGCTCACGCAATCCTGCTGCCGACATCGATGCCGAAACCGTTCTGAAGAAGGGCCAGGGCGTCAAGCACATGGCACGCGTGAAGCCCGTCGAAATCCCGCAGCTCATGCGCGACATTGCCGCCTACTCCGGCGATCGGGTCACGCAACTCGCCCTTCGGTTCATGGCACTGACCTTCACGCGAACAACCGAGATGATCAATGCCGAATGGGACGAGTTTGACGAGCGTGCGGCCGAATGGCGTATCCCGCCCGATCGAATGAAGATGCGCGATCCGCACATCGTGCCGCTGTCGCGACAAGCGCTAGAGGTGCTTGCCGCCTTGCGCGAGCTCAATGGCAACCAACGGCTTGTGTTCTACAGCGTCCAGGGCCGAAGCCACATCTCGAACAACACGATGCTCTATGCGCTCTACCGCATGGGCTACAAGTCGCGGATGACGGGGCACGGCTTTCGCGGCTTGGCCGCGACCGTGCTTCGCGAGCTCGGTTACAGCCGGGACGTCGTCGACCGCCAACTCGCCCACGCAGAGCGAAACCAGGTCACCGCAGCTTACGTACACGCGGAATACTTGCCCGAGCGCCGGAAGATGATGCAGCACTGGGCTGACTATCTCACCCAAACAGCCAATTGA